A genomic stretch from Aedes albopictus strain Foshan chromosome 2, AalbF5, whole genome shotgun sequence includes:
- the LOC109425082 gene encoding uncharacterized protein LOC109425082 isoform X2 yields MVPDSLSDRYLNDKCLKILLVADPQILGNTFDTKLYWPLANLDSDWHLSKTYRKALQHTTPDVILFLGDLMDEGSVASAVQYDEYYARFANIFPQPKASTSMIYIAGDNDIGGEGRDLISEETVQRFRQYFSEQPTWVLEHKAKFFNINRFTRSMPPAEDFNSDPDSYSIFLSHASLLKNADLFAEKAIDAFHPHVIFSAHDHVSKMVVTHRNDLFRAVDPISLNTDRNKRHEISSFNLVDLRYQQKLLEIMVPTCSYRMGVMKIGYGYAVLDGDELRYTVLWTSQRFYQLAVYSLMIIPLKLLCGQIWCAIFKRYWCCCKSRNRNYLPLHVS; encoded by the exons ATGGTCCCAGATTCCTTGTCAGACAGGTACTTGAACG ATAAATGTCTCAAAATTTTACTTGTGGCGGATCCCCAAATATTGGGCAACACTTTCGATACCAAGCTTTATTGGCCCCTGGCAAATCTCGACTCTGACTG GCATCTCTCAAAAACATATCGCAAGGCCTTGCAGCACACCACACCGGATGTAATCCTTTTCTTAGGCGACCTTATGGACGAGGGAAGCGTGGCCAGTGCCGTTCAGTACGACGAATACTACGCTAGATTTGCAAACATTTTCCCACAACCAAAGGCGAGCACATCGATG ATCTACATTGCAGGTGATAACGACATCGGTGGCGAGGGTCGGGACTTGATCTCCGAGGAAACAGTTCAACGTTTCCGGCAGTATTTCAGCGAACAACCCACGTGGGTGCTGGAGCACAAGGCGAAATTCTTCAATATTAATCGGTTTACACGATCCATGCCGCCAGCGGAAGATTTCAATAGCGATCCGGATTCGTATTCGATTTTTCTAAGTCACGCGAGCTTATTGAAAAATGCAGATTTGTTCGCGGAGAAG GCAATTGACGCATTTCATCCGCACGTCATATTCTCAGCGCACGATCACGTGTCCAAAATGGTCGTCACCCATAGGAACGACCTGTTCCGGGCCGTTGATCCAATTTCGCTCAACACCGATCGCAACAAGCGGCATGAAATCTCGTCCTTTAATCTCGTAGATCTCCGTTACCAGCAAAAGCTGCTGGAGATCATGGTACCGACCTGTTCGTACCGGATGGGCGTCATGAAGATCGGCTACGGCTATGCGGTGTTGGATGGTGACGAGCTGAGGTATACGGTCCTTTGGACATCGCAACGGTTCTACCAGCTGGCGGTTTACTCGTTGATGATCATCCCGTTGAAGCTGCTTTGTGGACAAATTTGGTGCGCGATTTTCAAAAGATATTGGTGTTGCTGCAAGTCCCGGAATCGGAACTATCTTCCGTTGCACGTTAGTTAA
- the LOC109425082 gene encoding uncharacterized protein LOC109425082 isoform X1: MFDKCRTRSLGKLHLFWKIYLSTLCLLIIYNEYLIHIFHSLQWSQIPCQTDKCLKILLVADPQILGNTFDTKLYWPLANLDSDWHLSKTYRKALQHTTPDVILFLGDLMDEGSVASAVQYDEYYARFANIFPQPKASTSMIYIAGDNDIGGEGRDLISEETVQRFRQYFSEQPTWVLEHKAKFFNINRFTRSMPPAEDFNSDPDSYSIFLSHASLLKNADLFAEKAIDAFHPHVIFSAHDHVSKMVVTHRNDLFRAVDPISLNTDRNKRHEISSFNLVDLRYQQKLLEIMVPTCSYRMGVMKIGYGYAVLDGDELRYTVLWTSQRFYQLAVYSLMIIPLKLLCGQIWCAIFKRYWCCCKSRNRNYLPLHVS, translated from the exons ATGTTCGACAAGTGTCGGACACGGAGTTTGGGAAA GCTTCATCTGTTTTGGAAAATCTACCTGTCTACGTTGTGTCTGCTGATTATCTACAATGAATATCTCATCCACATATTTCACAGTCTGCAATGGTCCCAGATTCCTTGTCAGACAG ATAAATGTCTCAAAATTTTACTTGTGGCGGATCCCCAAATATTGGGCAACACTTTCGATACCAAGCTTTATTGGCCCCTGGCAAATCTCGACTCTGACTG GCATCTCTCAAAAACATATCGCAAGGCCTTGCAGCACACCACACCGGATGTAATCCTTTTCTTAGGCGACCTTATGGACGAGGGAAGCGTGGCCAGTGCCGTTCAGTACGACGAATACTACGCTAGATTTGCAAACATTTTCCCACAACCAAAGGCGAGCACATCGATG ATCTACATTGCAGGTGATAACGACATCGGTGGCGAGGGTCGGGACTTGATCTCCGAGGAAACAGTTCAACGTTTCCGGCAGTATTTCAGCGAACAACCCACGTGGGTGCTGGAGCACAAGGCGAAATTCTTCAATATTAATCGGTTTACACGATCCATGCCGCCAGCGGAAGATTTCAATAGCGATCCGGATTCGTATTCGATTTTTCTAAGTCACGCGAGCTTATTGAAAAATGCAGATTTGTTCGCGGAGAAG GCAATTGACGCATTTCATCCGCACGTCATATTCTCAGCGCACGATCACGTGTCCAAAATGGTCGTCACCCATAGGAACGACCTGTTCCGGGCCGTTGATCCAATTTCGCTCAACACCGATCGCAACAAGCGGCATGAAATCTCGTCCTTTAATCTCGTAGATCTCCGTTACCAGCAAAAGCTGCTGGAGATCATGGTACCGACCTGTTCGTACCGGATGGGCGTCATGAAGATCGGCTACGGCTATGCGGTGTTGGATGGTGACGAGCTGAGGTATACGGTCCTTTGGACATCGCAACGGTTCTACCAGCTGGCGGTTTACTCGTTGATGATCATCCCGTTGAAGCTGCTTTGTGGACAAATTTGGTGCGCGATTTTCAAAAGATATTGGTGTTGCTGCAAGTCCCGGAATCGGAACTATCTTCCGTTGCACGTTAGTTAA